In Felis catus isolate Fca126 chromosome C2, F.catus_Fca126_mat1.0, whole genome shotgun sequence, a single window of DNA contains:
- the MUC4 gene encoding mucin-4 isoform X1 produces MSPTTSSTDDTSASSNTSNRHQMTSEFPQMPVSTDTTEENTKHISYPETGSLTPVTSILSVSTGLREHSTARSSVTSASETTASSQSHRTQPTDSTRESQSSTRLAVITTTPSSSLNGHTLTESTSQETSTSGEARTSSPSSISHKPSTVSEMPTSTISTDDTSASASTSNRHQMTSEFRQTPISTDTTVGNTKHTSYPETANFTVVTSIPSRTTGVEEQSTAPSSITSASETTASSQSYGTQTMDTIRESQTSTISAVITSTPSFSLSGHTLTESISQETSTSGEAQTSSPSSVSHKPSTVSEMPTSTISTEDTSASSSTSNRHQMTSEFLQTPTSTDTTVGNTKHASYPETASFTAVTSILSRTTGVEEQSTAPSSITSTPETSASSQSYRTQTMETIRESQTSTISAVITSTFSLSLSGHTLTEGISQETSTPENASTSSPSSVSHKPSATSEMPLSTSSTNDTSAFSHASNSHAVTSEVSITPASTDTTVGYTKHATHPEIGSFTPVTSTLSRATGVEGHTTPSSSITSTAEMTASSHDYRTQSTETSRESQTDTTSVFITSTPSSSLNGHTLTEIVSQEISTSRKESTLSSSSVSIAPLTTSVLLTAPTSTDTTVGNGKDTSTPITRTVIPVPSTVPMKSGLEVQSIAIFSSTSTPGTSASTQNYQTPSLETTRESEFSEITSATTSALLSLPSGHTLSGRIPPEISPSGEAITSPTSSDSKTPLMTSETLTASTSIDTTVENTGDTSLPVTSSFPPFIPNVSTTWQSAIQPTPLSISTPAPKTSTVFHTHADTETAGWPHSSSSMSFIPDKTTFTSSSFSDSSHTTQSQKELFSTPMASTILVTESSSSSIASSISWVTSTVSTVDEEVPTPHSYLSTSPQETTVAISKSHWTQGIGTTGDIHVSRSSNVTQTIKTVTSASPSSLLSEHTSQQTITASPARQSTPLSSSTSSQESSVVSQIGHTQGPRTTQESQTTSLIFPMTDTIKTVTSATSPFKSSGHLPSENVPQDTPTTGEVTTFTPAPSRDSHTTQVTTTTTELWTSPTSADTSPGTLRGTSLSIKSTTFQSSVVSTTLGPRGQSTSPASSASPDTSAISQTHQTQSRVTTGEPHTNTPASLVTDTTFLADTLLVGTATASSSTASSQTTLGNAFPGISTSDKIKSFSPTFFRENHITQSKTELLSSAASHDTTPGTMELVSVIVPNTSQEISAVSQKAQTQIIGSTRGSEAISSVSQVTDTFSTVIPLPPSSTPNVHMLPKTTAHTLSSSDTSTTLISNPVRDSHRTQTAMPTLLSGATEGPTTVVSTTLSDVASHSPSTVMVTSEVQRTAPSSALHKNMTAVTISPVGSVSNSMTNTMQVPTSSVGESSSPISEHPATVQTVASTTNPTTRPMYMSSKSNHNSVAGSIPTLSFQPTTYSSIKTTPDTSSVSKYSKSPLPTLQPSTDYAFSDFTSSGNMGTAQTISSFYTSTSDSSFSQSAPGPAVTWSSTTLFTGHSAPLSVTSTFPASTASSSSIVKTQTPGAITTSLRTGSQRSTTTSLPPTTSQTLTTSTPSTSTSKHSTAVPVPIKPKKGVSLFPYGPSVGDQEFVRRTVDFTSPLFKPQIGFPLGSSLRDYLYFTDNGQIIFPESEYQIFSYPNPPLRGFTGWDPVALVAPFWDDADFSSSHGTIFYQEYETLYNEHNLLVWQVESWIKKFAHIRNYKARWTLKVTWVSAPAYPAQWTFGTNTYQAILSTDGSRSYALFLYQSGGMQWDVTQRPGNPVLMGFSSGDGYFENSPLTFQPVWEKYHPDQFLNSNSGLQGLQVYRLHREERPNYRLRCLQWLNRQPQWPQWGWNQVSCPCSWQQGLWDLRFQPISIGWWGLGSRQLCRVSSWRGGVCCSYGPWGELLQGWTVSTPWQFDQELEPWDWCCRGNDKPSFCALYQQRRPRISCAGYRPPRPAWMFGDPHITTLDGANYTFNGLGDFLLVRAWDRNSSFLLQGRTAQTSSAQATNFIAFAAKYNTSSLNPITVRWLLKPNDTIHVQVNNQTVTFETNREDPEGQETFNTTGVVMTRNGSLVSASFDGTVTISVTALSNILHASCSLPEEYRNSTEGLLGVWNDNPDDDFRMPNGSTILNKSDEWQLYQFGMTWKINDTRLLGKRDSPLPSNFTPVFLFQLKNNTSGENLVSECNGDEQCIYDSLATGNTSTGLNTKMLFSRYQLMNATLSKYPPSIKGEHVVEAYLGQTKLTQYTSGSENVIFTLRNSNTDFKLFENGTLLWTPKLLEPFTLEILARNAKVNLSSVLQPKTVVCACREESQCLYNQTSWVGNSSLEVAGCKCDGNSFGPYCKRSRDPCEEPCFPNVKCIPGEGCEACPQNLTGDGRHCAALENSPLCQNVSCPVNHCYNQGHCYISQTPDCHPTCTCPPAFTDTRCFVAGNNFTPTIHQDLPVRIIQLSLREGENATMTDVNASVAYRLGKLDVRAFLQNSKVVPINSGATQASGRNLQRWSVISEFQYLPRGPVIDFLNTKLLDAVVEAFLPQASWRRWNRSEGPRTNVNFHSISREDVYSVKALNVSMLKTYFKCNGYKGYHLVYSPHSGLTCVSPCSEGYCEHGGQCQHLPQGPRCSCVPFSIYTPWGERCEHLSMKLGAFFGILFGALGALLLLGVVVFVVLRFWCYPRNQYSYPLDTES; encoded by the exons ATGTCCCCGACAACATCCTCCACAGATGATACTTCAGCCTCTTCCAATACAAGCAACAGACATCAAATGACATCAGAGTTCCCCCAAATGCCTGTTTCCACAGACAccactgaagaaaacacaaaacatataTCATACCCTGAAACTGGAAGTTTAACCCCAGTCACCTCAATACTCTCAGTGTCAACTGGACTAAGAGAACACTCCACAGCACGCTCTTCAGTCACTTCTGCTTCAGAGACAACAGCGTCTTCTCAAAGCCACAGGACACAGCCCACGGACAGCACCAGAGAATCTCAAAGCAGCACGAGATTGGCAGTGATCACAACAACCCCTTCATCCTCCCTAAATGGACACACCCTTACAGAGAGCACCTCACAGGAGACATCCACCTCTGGGGAAGCAAGGACCTCATCTCCTTCCAGCATCAGCCACAAACCTTCCACAGTGTCAGAAATGCCCACATCAACAATCTCCACAGATGACACTTCAGCCTCTGCCAGTACAAGCAACAGACATCAAATGACATCAGAGTTCCGCCAAACACCAATCTCCACAGACACCACTgtaggaaacacaaaacacacatcaTACCCTGAAACAGCAAATTTTACTGTAGTCACCTCAATACCCTCAAGGACAACTGGAGTAGAGGAACAGTCCACGGCACCCTCTTCCATCACTTCTGCTTCAGAGACAACAGCATCTTCTCAAAGCTACGGGACTCAGACCATGGACACCATCAGGGAATCTCAAACCAGCACTATCTCAGCAGTGATCACATCAACTCCTTCATTTTCCCTAAGTGGACACACCCTTACAGAGAGCATCTCACAGGAGACTTCCACCTCTGGGGAAGCGCAGACTTCATCTCCTTCTAGTGTCAGCCACAAACCTTCCACAGTGTCAGAAATGCCCACGTCAACAATCTCCACAGAAGACACTTCAGCCTCTTCCAGTACAAGCAACAGACATCAAATGACATCAGAGTTCCTCCAAACACCAACCTCCACAGACACCACTGTAGGAAACACAAAACACGCATCATACCCTGAAACAGCAAGTTTTACTGCTGTCACCTCAATACTCTCAAGGACAACTGGAGTAGAGGAACAGTCCACGGCACCCTCTTCCATCACTTCTACCCCAGAGACATCAGCATCTTCTCAAAGTTACAGGACTCAAACCATGGAGACCATCAGGGAATCTCAAACCAGCACTATCTCAGCAGTGATCACATCAACTTTTTCACTGTCCCTAAGTGGACACACCCTTACAGAGGGCATCTCACAGGAGACATCCACCCCTGAGAATGCAAGCACTTCATCTCCTTCCAGCGTCAGCCACAAACCTTCGGCAACCTCAGAAATGCCCCTGTCAACATCCTCCACAAATGACACTTCAGCCTTTTCCCATGCAAGCAACTCACATGCAGTGACATCAGAGGTTTCCATAACACCAGCATCAACAGACACCACTGTAGGATACACAAAACATGCAACACACCCTGAAATAGGAAGTTTTACTCCAGTCACCTCAACACTCTCAAGGGCCACTGGAGTAGAAGGACACACAACACCCTCCTCTTCCATTACATCTACTGCAGAGATGACAGCATCTTCTCATGACTACAGGACTCAGAGCACGGAGACCAGCAGAGAATCTCAAACCGACACTACGTCAGTCTTCATCACCTCAACTCCTTCATCTTCCCTAAATGGACACACTCTTACAGAGATCGTCTCACAGGAGATATCCACCTCTAGGAAAGAAAGCACCCTATCCTCTTCTAGTGTCAGCATTGCACCTCTAACAACATCAGTTTTATTGACAGCACCAACCTCAACAGATACCACTGTAGGTAATGGAAAGGACACATCAACTCCTATTACTAGAACTGTTATTCCAGTCCCTTCAACAGTACCCATGAAAAGTGGACTAGAAGTACAATCAATTGCAATCTTTTCCAGCACATCTACTCCAGGAACATCAGCATCTACCCAGAATTACCAGACTCCAAGCCTAGAGACCACCAGAGAATCTGAATTCAGTGAAATTACATCAGCAACCACATCAGCTCTTTTATCTTTACCCAGTGGACATACTCTTTCAGGGAGAATTCCTCCAGAAATATCTCCTTCAGGTGAAGCAATCACTTCACCTACTTCCAGTGACAGTAAAACACCTTTGATGACATCAGAGACATTGACAGCCTCAACTTCAATAGACACTACTGTGGAAAATACAGGAGATACATCCCTACCTGTAACTAGTAGTTTTCCTCCATTCATTCCTAATGTTTCTACAACATGGCAGTCAGCAATACAACCAACACCACTGTCTATCAGTACTCCAGCTCCAAAAACATCTACAGTTTTCCATACCCAcgcagacacagagacagcaggaTGGCCTCATTCCAGCAGTTCAATGTCATTCATTCCAGATAAAACAACATTCACTTCCTCATCCTTCAGTGATAGCAGTCACACAACTCAGTCACAAAAAGAACTGTTTTCAACACCAATGGCTTCCACTATACTGGTTACAGAAAGTTCATCTTCCTCAATAGCTAGCAGTATTTCTTGGGTTACCTCTACAGTCTCAACAGTAGATGAAGAAGTGCCAACCCCACACTCCTATCTAAGCACATCTCCTCAGGAAACAACAGTGGCAATTTCCAAGTCTCACTGGACACAAGGCATAGGGACCACTGGAGATATTCATGTCAGCAGAAGCTCCAATGTAACCCAAACCATCAAAACAGTTACATCTGCATCTCCTTCATCCTTACTAAGTGAACACACATCTCAACAAACTATAACAGCAAGCCCAGCAAGGCAGTCAACACCACTCTCTAGCAGCACCTCTTCTCAAGAATCATCAGTTGTTTCCCAGATAGGTCATACTCAAGGTCCACGGACCACACAAGAATCCCAAACCACAAGTTTAATCTTCCCCATGACAGACACAATCAAGACAGTCACATCTGCAACTTCTCCTTTCAAATCAAGTGGACATTTGCCCTCAGAAAATGTTCCTCAGGATACACCCACCACAGGTGAAGTTACAACCTTCACACCAGCACCCTCAAGGGACAGCCACACAACTCAGGTCACTACCACTACCACAGAACTATGGACGTCACCAACCAGTGCTGACACCAGCCCGGGAACATTAAGAGGCACATCACTTTCCATTAAAAGCACCACTTTTCAGAGCTCTGTAGTTTCAACAACACTAGGCCCAAGAGGACAATCAACATCCCCTGCTTCTAGTGCCTCACCTGACACATCAGCCATTTCCCAAACCCACCAGACACAAAGCAGAGTGACCACTGGAGAACCACATACCAACACACCAGCCTCCTTGGTAACAGATACCACCTTTTTGGCAGACACCCTCTTGGTGGGCACAGCTACAGCTTCTTCATCTACAGCAAGCAGCCAAACAACTTTAGGAAATGCTTTCCCAGGAATATCCACCTCAGATAAGATCAAGAGTTTCTCACCAACTTTCTTCAGGGAAAACCACATAACTCAATCAAAAACTGAATTGTTGTCCTCTGCAGCAAGTCATGACACTACTCCAGGAACCATGGAATTGGTGTCCGTTATTGTCCCCAACACCTCTCAAGAAATATCAGCTGTTTCCCAGAAGGCTCAGACTCAAATTATAGGAAGcaccagaggatctgaagccataAGCTCAGTCTCCCAGGTGACTGACACCTTCTCAACAGTTATACCTCTACCTCCTTCATCTACACCAAATGTGCACATGTTACCAAAAACCACTGCCCACACTCTGTCATCTTCAGACACCAGCACAACACTTATCTCCAACCCAGTCAGAGACAGCCACAGAACCCAAACAGCAATGCCAACTTTGTTATCTGGGGCAACTGAAGGGCCGACTACTGTTGTCTCTACCACCCTGAGTGATGTAGCCTCTCATTCTCCTTCTACAGTTATGGTCACAAGTGAAGTCCAGAGAACAGCTCCAAGCTCAGCCCTCCATAAAAACATGACTGCAGTGACCATTTCCCCTGTGGGTTCTGTCAGTAACTCCATGACAAATACCATGCAAGTCCCAACTTCCTCAGTGGGTGAGTCAAGCTCACCCATTTCTGAGCATCCTGCAACTGTTCAAACAGTAGCCTCTACTACTAACCCTACTACAAGGCCAATGTATATGAGTTCTAAGAGTAATCATAACAGTGTTGCTGGATCCATACCAACTTTGTCATTTCAACCTACAACATATTCTTCAATCAAGACCACTCCTGATACTTCTTCAGTGTCTAAGTATTCTAAGAGTCCATTGCCTACTCTACAGCCATCCACAGACTATGCTTTCTCTGACTTTACTTCCTCTGGTAATATGGGCACAGCTCAGACCATATCAAGTTTCTATACTTCAACCAGTGACTCTTCATTCTCTCAATCAGCCCCTGGCCCTGCAGTCACCTGGAGCTCCACCACTCTATTCACAGGGCACTCTGCTCCTCTGTCTGTTACCAGCACTTTCCCAGCATCCACTGCATCCTCAAGCTCCATTGTGAAGACTCAGACACCAG GAGCAATCACAACTTCACTGAGGACAGGCAGCCAGAGAAGCACAACAACATCACTACCACCAACAACCTCCCAGACCCTTACAACGTCCACTCCCAGCACATCTACAAGCAAACACTCAACTGCTGTCCCAGTCCCTATCAAGCCCAAGAAAG gtgtttccctctttccctaTGGACCAAGCGTTGGAGATCAGGAGTTTGTCAGGAGGACTGTGGACTTCACCTCACCACTCTTCAAGCCCCAGATTGGCTTCCCTCTTGGCTCCTCTCTCCGGGATTACCTCTAT TTCACAGATAATGGCCAGATCATTTTCCCAGAGTCAGAGTACCAGATTTTCTCCTACCCCAATCCTCCCCTTAGAGGCTTCACAGGCTGGGACCCTGTGGCCCTGGTGGCTCCATTCTGGGATGATGCTGATTTTTCCAGCAGCCATGGAACCATATTTTACCAG GAATATGAGACACTCTATAATGAACACAACCTGCTAGTCTGGCAGGTGGAGTCTTGGATTAAAAAGTTCGCACACATCCGGAACTACAAAGCCAGGTGGACCCTAAAGGTCACATGGGTCAGTGCCCCTGCCTATCCTGCCCAATGGACCTTTGGG ACCAACACCTACCAGGCCATCCTCTCCACAGACGGGAGCAGGTCCTACGCCCTGTTTCTCTACCAAAGTGGTGGTATGCAGTGGGATGTGACCCAGCGCCCAGGCAACCCAGTCCTCATGGGCTTCTCCAG TGGAGATGGGTATTTTGAAAACAGCCCACTGACATTCCAGCCAGTGTGGGAGAAGTATCATCCAGACCAATTCCTGAATTCCAACTCAG GTCTCCAGGGCCTGCAGGTCTATAGGCTACACAGGGAAGAAAGGCCCAACTACCGTCTCAGGTGCCTGCAGTGGTTGAATAGACAGCCCCAGTGGCCCCAATGGGGCTGGAACCAGGTGTCCTGCCCTTGCTCCTGGCAGCAGGGACTGTGGGACTTACGATTCCAGCCCATCAGCATAG GCTGGTGGGGCCTCGGCAGCAGGCAGCTGTGCCGTGTTTCTTCCTGGCGTGGAGGCGTGTGCTGCAGCTACGGGCCCTGGGGAGAGCTTCTCCAGGGCTGGACAGTGAGCACTCCTTGGCAGTTTG ACCAAGAACTGGAGCCATGGGACTGGTGCTGCCGTGGGAACGACAAGCCCTCCTTCTGCGCCCTGTACCAGCAGAGGCGGCCCCGCATCAGCTGTGCTGGGTACCGTCCCCCAAGgcctg CCTGGATGTTTGGGGATCCCCACATCACCACCTTGGATGGTGCCAATTACACCTTCAACGGACTGGGGGACTTCCTGCTGGTCCGGGCCTGGGACAGAAACTCCTCCTTCCTGCTGCAGGGCCGCACTGCCCAGACCAGCTCAGCCCAGGCCACCAACTTCATTGCCTTTGCAGCTAAATACAACACCAGCAGCCTGAACCCCATCACA GTTCGATGGCTCCTCAAGCCGAATGACACAATCCATGTGCAGGTCAATAACCAGACTGTGACATTTGAGACTAACCGTGAAGACCCAGAAG GCCAGGAGACATTCAACACCACCGGCGTTGTAATGACCCGCAATGGCTCCCTCGTGTCAGCCAGCTTCGATGGGACCGTGACCATCTCCGTGACCGCCCTTTCCAACATCCTCCATGCCTCCTGCAGCCTCCCAGAGGAGTATCGAAACAGCACAGAGGGCCTCTTGG GAGTCTGGAACGACAATCCAGATGATGACTTCAGGATGCCCAATGGCTCCACCATTCTCAACAAAAGCGATGAGTGGCAACTTTATCAATTTGGAATGACCT GGAAAATCAATGATACGAGACTCCTTGGCAAGAGAGACAGCCCTCTGCCTTCCAACTTCACCCCTGTCTTCCTTTTCCAACTGAAGAACAACACCTCGGGTGAAAATCTGGTCTCTGAGTGTAATGGAGATGAGCAGTGCATTTATGACAGCCTGGCCACAGGAAACACAAGCACCGGCCTGAACACTAAGATGCTCTTTAGCAGATACCAGCTGATGAACGCCACCCTCA GTAAGTACCCACCTTCTATCAAGGGTGAGCATGTGGTGGAAGCCTATCTGGGGCAGACCAAGCTGACTCAGTACACCAGCGGTTCTGAGAATGTCATATTCACCCTAAGAAACAGCAACACTGACTTCAAGCTCTTTG AGAATGGGACATTGCTATGGACACCAAAGTTGTTGGAACCATTCACTCTGGAGATTCTAGCAAGAAATGCCAAAGTCAACTTGTCATCTGTACTCCAGCCAAAGACAGTGGTCTGTGCCTGCAGGGAAGAGAGCCAGTGTTTATACAACCAGACCAGCTGGGTGGGCAATTCCTCCCTGGAG GTGGCCGGCTGCAAGTGTGATGGGAACAGCTTTGGCCCCTACTGCAAACGCTCCAGGGACCCCTGTGAGGAGCCATGCTTCCCGAATGTAAAGTGCATTCCTGGGGAGGGCTGCGAGGCCTGCCCCCAAAACCTGACTGGGGATGGGCGTCATTGTGCAG CTCTGGAGAACTCTCCCCTCTGTCAGAACGTGTCCTGCCCTGTGAATCACTGCTACAACCAGGGCCACTGCTACATCTCCCAGACGCCAGACTGCCATCCCACCTGCACCTGTCCCCCAGCCTTCACTGACACCCGCTGCTTTGTGGCTGGGAACAATTTCACTCCAACCATCCATCAAG ATCTTCCCGTAAGAATCATCCAGCTCTCActcagggaaggagaaaatgCCACCATGACAGATGTCAATGCCTCG GTGGCCTACAGACTGGGGAAGCTGGATGTGCGGGCTTTTCTCCAGAACAGCAAAGTGGTACCAAT CAATTCTGGGGCAACACAGGCCTCAGGAAGAAACCTTCAACGCTGGAGTGTCATCTCGGAGTTCCAGTACCTCCCTCGGGGTCCTGTTATCGACTTCCTAAACACCAAGCTGCTGGATGCAGTGGTAGAGGCATTCTTACCCCAGGCCTCATGGAGGAGATGGAACAGAAGTGAGGGGCCCAGGACCAATGTGAACTTCCATTCCATCTCCAGGGAAGATGTGTACAGTGTGAAGGCTC TGAACGTGAGCATGCTGAAGACTTACTTCAAATGCAATGGCTACAAGGGTTACCACCTGGTCTACAGCCCCCACAGTGGCCTGACCTGTGTGTCCCCGTGCAGTGAGGGCTACTGTGAGCACGGAGGCCAGTGCCAGCACCTGCCCCAAGGGCCCCGTTGCAG ctgTGTGCCCTTCTCCATCTACACGCCCTGGGGAGAACGCTGTGAGCACCTGAGCATGAAGCTTGGCGCCTTCTTCGGGATCCTCTTTGGAGCGCTGGGAGCCCTCTTGTtgctgggggtggtggtgttTGTGGTCCTGCGCTTCTGGTGCTACCCCAGGAACCAGTACTCCTACCCTCTGGACACAGAAAGTTGA